In Xylanibacillus composti, a genomic segment contains:
- a CDS encoding methyl-accepting chemotaxis protein, with the protein MPKPTVNKRIQVLSAIFRPAVMMMDRFKYAHKFILVSLVFMVPICLLFYVFFAERNASVQLTEREKTGVAYSMALNDVLLQVQEHRSLASVQLLGMGSFEDAAASNQEELSAAILRVDELFAADSRYPTLKEEWQSLKEEWNSISQTYSNLSPSESNVLHSNWTASLLEFNRLVADQTNLNLDPEIASSYLVEALTSTVPRLAEDVSLSQSLATGLIVSKEMTASDDEKLITHINSITEGIQNLRRVEQAIYRGEPALEAVLSEPITAYIDISERLAEYVKIVRSNHILDMDPTTVLEMELQSTEARLALKGALSQELYAILDQRVTADKVSAGLTITMIAVVFLVAAYLFVGFYFAVRHAVSKLRDASTAIASGDLTVQANLKGKDELSEVGTAFDSMVEKWRAIIRENQQMASDLAESSKQLLTASQQAAQSSDQITNEMAEAANMAETQLSGAEQSTRAMQEIATGISRIAESSSSVAESSAEATQRAQAGNGAIGEVSSQMSSISDTMDKLATVVQEMGDKSRKIEEIVGVISEISQQTQLLSLNASIEAARAGEHGRGFTVVAAEVKKLAEQSRSSTFEIADIVRDILITVDHAVMSMKDSVQEVAKGRQLAGETGQSFASIMAAVEHVNMQVQEISAAAEEISAGSEQVSASLDEMLDITRKNTDITQNVSAAAEEQLASNEEISASSESLQSMAARLQKEMNQFKV; encoded by the coding sequence ATGCCTAAACCTACTGTAAACAAGAGAATTCAGGTGCTCAGCGCTATTTTTCGACCGGCAGTCATGATGATGGATCGGTTCAAGTACGCGCATAAGTTCATCCTTGTGTCCCTTGTATTTATGGTCCCGATTTGTTTGCTGTTTTATGTTTTTTTCGCTGAGAGAAACGCCTCGGTCCAACTGACCGAAAGAGAGAAGACCGGTGTCGCCTATTCCATGGCGCTCAACGATGTGCTGCTGCAAGTCCAAGAGCATAGATCCTTGGCCAGTGTCCAGCTGCTGGGCATGGGTTCCTTCGAGGATGCGGCTGCATCCAATCAAGAGGAACTGTCCGCAGCCATCCTTCGCGTTGATGAACTCTTCGCAGCTGACAGTCGATACCCGACTCTGAAAGAAGAGTGGCAGTCCCTTAAGGAAGAGTGGAACAGCATTAGTCAAACATATTCAAACTTGTCTCCTTCGGAAAGCAATGTGCTGCACTCCAATTGGACTGCCAGCTTGCTGGAATTCAACAGGCTGGTTGCAGACCAGACGAATCTCAATCTTGACCCCGAAATAGCCAGTTCCTATCTGGTAGAAGCGTTGACGAGCACGGTTCCGCGACTCGCTGAAGATGTCAGCCTCTCCCAATCCTTGGCGACCGGGCTCATTGTCAGCAAGGAGATGACCGCGAGCGATGATGAGAAATTGATCACGCATATCAATAGCATTACCGAAGGCATTCAGAACCTCCGCAGGGTCGAACAAGCCATTTATCGCGGAGAACCTGCTTTGGAAGCCGTGCTTAGTGAACCGATCACCGCATACATAGATATCTCGGAACGCCTGGCTGAATACGTGAAGATTGTTCGCTCCAACCATATTCTGGACATGGACCCGACGACAGTCCTTGAGATGGAACTGCAATCGACTGAGGCCAGACTGGCACTGAAAGGCGCGTTATCGCAAGAGTTGTATGCTATACTGGATCAACGCGTTACTGCAGACAAGGTAAGCGCCGGCCTCACGATCACCATGATTGCTGTAGTATTCCTAGTAGCCGCTTATCTGTTCGTCGGCTTTTACTTTGCTGTTCGCCATGCCGTGTCCAAGCTTCGTGACGCTTCGACCGCGATCGCCAGCGGCGATCTGACCGTGCAGGCCAATCTGAAGGGCAAGGACGAGCTGAGCGAGGTAGGAACAGCCTTCGACAGCATGGTCGAAAAGTGGAGAGCGATTATACGGGAAAACCAACAAATGGCCAGCGATTTGGCGGAGTCGTCGAAACAGCTGCTTACAGCCAGTCAGCAGGCTGCCCAATCCTCCGATCAGATCACCAACGAGATGGCGGAGGCCGCCAACATGGCCGAAACCCAGCTGTCCGGTGCTGAGCAAAGCACCCGCGCCATGCAGGAAATTGCGACCGGCATCAGCCGTATCGCCGAATCTTCCAGTTCTGTTGCCGAATCCTCCGCTGAAGCGACACAGCGGGCACAGGCAGGGAACGGCGCAATCGGAGAAGTATCCAGTCAAATGTCGAGCATCAGCGATACGATGGACAAGCTGGCAACTGTCGTGCAGGAAATGGGAGACAAATCAAGAAAAATCGAAGAAATTGTCGGCGTCATCTCTGAGATCTCTCAGCAAACGCAGCTTTTGTCGCTGAATGCCTCCATTGAGGCGGCCCGGGCCGGGGAACATGGACGCGGTTTCACCGTTGTCGCCGCCGAGGTCAAAAAGCTGGCCGAGCAATCCCGCTCGTCCACGTTCGAAATTGCCGATATTGTGCGGGATATTCTCATCACAGTCGACCACGCGGTCATGTCCATGAAGGACAGTGTGCAGGAAGTGGCCAAAGGCCGTCAGCTTGCCGGCGAAACAGGACAATCCTTCGCCAGCATTATGGCAGCGGTTGAGCATGTCAACATGCAGGTGCAGGAAATATCTGCAGCTGCCGAAGAAATATCAGCAGGTTCGGAGCAGGTTAGCGCTTCCTTAGACGAAATGCTGGACATCACCCGCAAGAATACCGACATTACGCAGAACGTGTCGGCTGCTGCCGAAGAGCAGCTGGCTTCGAACGAAGAGATTTCGGCTTCCTCCGAATCGCTTCAGTCGATGGCTGCCCGGCTCCAGAAAGAGATGAACCAATTCAAGGTTTGA
- a CDS encoding lysylphosphatidylglycerol synthase transmembrane domain-containing protein has protein sequence MTKKVAIISIKSLLIFAALYFMLVHVKLPFAEVLYFLTHTNTNFYVSVLLFTAFLMLQAWIWVQILNDSGKAMPWFKGMMIYINSQFAKYIPGGFWNYLGRIYYTSREGIPLQTQLVTLLYENILLVMAASVYAVILAKLTGMIGFAWLAVFVVGLALFFFYYQPVTGILEKGVHRFIKKFRHVPMTLTRRSFFTYLFYFLVSHMVMGWAFWLLLVSMGVHNIGFFYAAGTFAAAWLIGLMSPLPGGLGVREGIIVFLIGLVVKDAALATQISIIARIWNVISEVLFFLIVNGAYHLRRRWGHQ, from the coding sequence ATGACGAAGAAAGTAGCGATCATCTCGATCAAGAGCTTGCTGATATTTGCGGCGCTCTATTTTATGCTAGTTCACGTCAAATTGCCATTTGCGGAAGTGCTGTACTTCCTGACACATACCAATACAAATTTTTATGTTTCGGTTTTGCTCTTTACCGCTTTTCTCATGCTGCAGGCCTGGATTTGGGTGCAGATTCTGAATGACTCCGGAAAGGCGATGCCGTGGTTCAAAGGCATGATGATCTATATCAACTCGCAATTTGCCAAGTACATACCGGGCGGGTTTTGGAATTATCTTGGACGCATATACTATACAAGCAGGGAAGGCATTCCACTGCAAACACAGCTAGTCACGCTGCTGTACGAGAACATTTTGCTGGTGATGGCCGCTTCCGTCTACGCCGTCATATTGGCAAAGCTGACAGGGATGATCGGCTTTGCTTGGCTCGCGGTGTTCGTTGTCGGCTTGGCCCTGTTTTTTTTCTATTATCAACCGGTAACTGGTATACTGGAAAAAGGCGTCCATCGGTTTATCAAGAAATTTCGCCATGTGCCGATGACGTTGACGAGGAGAAGCTTTTTTACTTATTTGTTCTACTTTCTCGTCAGTCATATGGTTATGGGATGGGCGTTCTGGCTGCTGCTTGTCAGCATGGGCGTCCATAATATCGGCTTCTTCTATGCAGCCGGCACATTCGCGGCAGCATGGCTGATAGGGCTCATGAGTCCGCTCCCTGGGGGGCTGGGGGTACGGGAAGGCATTATCGTGTTTTTGATCGGTCTCGTCGTCAAGGATGCGGCGTTGGCCACGCAAATTTCAATCATTGCACGGATATGGAATGTGATCAGCGAAGTGCTGTTTTTCTTGATCGTGAACGGCGCGTATCACTTGAGAAGAAGGTGGGGGCATCAGTGA
- a CDS encoding helix-turn-helix domain-containing protein, whose amino-acid sequence MNYGHRIARLRGARHLTQEEFARKLGITRAALSHYENNRREPDYETIEAIAEYFQVSIDYILGRTNDPQSRLDSNVQLFQDSLELADERILEQFDLTIDGRKLTVEEAKRFIAFIRAERSMND is encoded by the coding sequence ATGAACTATGGTCACCGTATTGCCCGGCTGAGGGGAGCCAGACATCTGACACAAGAAGAATTTGCCCGCAAGCTGGGAATTACCCGTGCCGCCTTGTCTCACTATGAAAACAATCGAAGAGAGCCGGATTACGAAACCATCGAAGCGATCGCCGAATATTTCCAGGTTTCTATTGATTATATTCTGGGACGTACGAATGATCCCCAAAGCAGGCTTGATTCCAACGTCCAATTGTTCCAGGACTCTTTGGAATTGGCTGACGAGCGCATTCTCGAGCAGTTTGACTTGACGATTGATGGCAGAAAGCTGACTGTGGAGGAAGCGAAACGTTTCATCGCCTTTATTCGGGCTGAACGATCAATGAACGATTAA
- a CDS encoding glycosyltransferase family 4 protein, translating into MKKKKVLLVTGVFPPGIGGMQSYYYHLCRSSKLDMTVLAPRYEGDAAFDAVPQSYKIIRGPFFKDEKVNPASWLNLLWYTWRTIRREKIEVTVYGYILIGFIGWLFNLLFGKEYVISTHGKDMMEFRHIFGLRFLTKIILRRATGILTNSEFTRKEVEKYGVDPHRIQLIYPGVEDIYVPEAKDPALVAKHGLEGKYVLMTVGRLVRRKGHDMVIRSLPEAAKHIPNLVYLIVGDGPERGRLEQLARECGVQDRVIFAGYVEGNDAAKKYYNLCDQFIMTSRLLEDKGDVEGFGIVYLEAASCRKAVIAGNSGGVGEAVLHEETGLLVDPESPEEIAASIVKLHQQPELREALAKAAYDRAKKSFRYKRLGEQFDTYLANVSRMSVMRAEDIAALKARLRL; encoded by the coding sequence GTGAAAAAGAAGAAGGTGCTGCTTGTCACCGGTGTGTTTCCGCCGGGAATTGGCGGCATGCAGAGCTACTACTATCATTTGTGCCGCAGCTCCAAACTGGACATGACGGTATTGGCGCCGCGGTATGAAGGGGATGCGGCATTCGACGCGGTGCCGCAAAGCTATAAAATTATACGGGGGCCGTTCTTCAAGGACGAGAAGGTCAATCCGGCTAGCTGGTTGAATTTGCTTTGGTACACGTGGCGCACAATTCGCCGGGAGAAGATTGAGGTCACGGTATATGGATACATTCTGATCGGCTTTATCGGGTGGCTGTTCAACTTGCTGTTCGGCAAGGAGTACGTCATCTCCACGCACGGCAAAGATATGATGGAGTTCCGCCATATTTTCGGGCTGCGCTTCCTGACGAAGATCATCCTGAGAAGGGCAACCGGCATCTTGACCAATAGCGAATTTACCCGTAAGGAAGTGGAGAAGTACGGGGTTGACCCGCACCGTATCCAGTTGATTTATCCGGGAGTGGAGGATATCTATGTTCCGGAGGCGAAAGATCCGGCGCTTGTCGCGAAGCATGGCCTCGAAGGGAAATACGTGCTGATGACCGTTGGACGGCTCGTGCGGCGCAAGGGACATGATATGGTTATTCGTTCCTTGCCCGAGGCTGCCAAGCATATACCGAACCTGGTCTATCTGATCGTGGGAGACGGCCCGGAACGGGGACGGCTGGAGCAGCTGGCGCGCGAATGCGGCGTGCAGGACCGGGTGATCTTCGCCGGTTATGTGGAAGGCAACGATGCAGCCAAGAAATACTACAACCTGTGCGATCAGTTCATTATGACGAGCCGGCTGTTGGAGGATAAGGGCGATGTGGAGGGCTTCGGCATCGTCTATCTCGAAGCGGCAAGCTGCCGCAAGGCCGTGATCGCCGGCAATTCCGGCGGCGTGGGCGAAGCGGTGCTGCATGAGGAGACGGGGTTGCTGGTCGATCCGGAATCGCCCGAGGAGATCGCCGCATCCATTGTGAAGCTGCATCAGCAGCCGGAGCTCCGCGAGGCCTTGGCGAAAGCCGCTTATGATCGGGCCAAAAAGAGCTTTCGCTA
- a CDS encoding DUF2179 domain-containing protein, translating into MTVLVKRSNERRLTKKIQEHSPKAFIISYKPRYFRGGLLDKTHFTLIPVTPTLRLHLKRAGQIGRIHAPRSPLLKDVRLLHLQ; encoded by the coding sequence ATGACGGTATTGGTCAAGCGCTCGAACGAGCGAAGGCTGACGAAGAAGATTCAGGAGCATTCGCCCAAGGCCTTCATTATCTCCTATAAGCCGCGCTATTTCCGAGGCGGATTGTTGGACAAAACGCATTTCACGCTAATACCCGTCACGCCTACCCTTCGGCTCCATTTGAAGCGTGCAGGCCAAATCGGGCGCATTCATGCGCCCCGCTCTCCCCTGCTCAAGGATGTCCGGCTACTGCACCTCCAATAG
- a CDS encoding DUF2062 domain-containing protein, translating to MMSKRSLKEWSRRYNMRLLRTMRYNMIRLFRIKAGAHRIALGFVVGFFPCWFPTFGVGPVLSVALTRWIKGNVVAAIVAASVGSFLWPFLFYLNYMSGKLITDNWSRTPDPDEDYATTAEQVISLSDLGMDFIVGSLMNSIILTVVGYWLLRAIFTHYRPHIYRWIKKTTLKKRRRAKQN from the coding sequence ATGATGAGTAAGAGGAGTCTGAAGGAATGGAGCCGACGATATAACATGCGCTTACTACGCACCATGAGATATAACATGATAAGGCTTTTTCGGATCAAGGCGGGGGCGCATCGCATTGCGCTCGGCTTTGTAGTCGGTTTTTTTCCTTGCTGGTTTCCAACATTCGGCGTGGGGCCTGTCCTATCCGTTGCACTGACCCGTTGGATTAAGGGGAATGTGGTAGCGGCAATCGTAGCGGCCTCGGTGGGGTCTTTTCTTTGGCCATTTTTGTTCTACTTGAACTATATGTCAGGGAAGCTGATCACGGATAATTGGAGCCGAACGCCGGACCCTGACGAGGATTACGCAACAACCGCCGAACAAGTCATTTCGTTGAGTGATTTAGGTATGGATTTTATAGTAGGCTCGCTGATGAACAGCATAATCTTGACTGTGGTAGGGTATTGGCTGCTGCGGGCCATCTTTACGCATTATCGGCCGCACATATACAGATGGATCAAGAAGACTACGCTCAAAAAGCGCAGACGGGCGAAGCAGAATTGA
- a CDS encoding phospho-sugar mutase codes for MQASYEATSAIARGRYERWMRFDLMEPWKHELQQVKDPKEMEDRFYRHLEYGTGGLRGEIGAGINRINTYTIRRAAMGLALYLRRKGLAYMKKGVVISYDNRMFSAHFAEETALVLARGGIPVYLFDRMRPTPMLSFAVRELKAAAGVAVTASHNPAEYNGLKIFGENGGQITPKIAAALMRSMERVNDELLVEAMRLQQAMRKGYLTYIGDDLEESYYRRLEELVLDAESARRMGEVLSVVYTPLHGCGGIPVREALGRAGFTHVYKVEAQEKPDPYFPTVDAPNPEEEEAMSLATDTAKQVHADLILGTDPDVDRTGVAVRTHNGSYLQLSGNQLGALLLDYVLMQRHRHNSLPENGAWIKSIVTSDLGRRIADEYGVETVETLIGFKYIAEKIADFEQQGTRTFLFGCEESHGYLAGDFVRDRDGIQTCQLVCEMAAYHKSLGRTLDEVLEQLYARHGYHRESQFSYVWKGREGASRMKRIMRQLRKQPVPDWRHNGAAKVYDYLSSTVTYADGRSEALHMLRADVMKYVLQDGSWVAVRPSGTEPKLKVYFGVSGKTRESCERKHQSLCQQVELWLEQVFEEAKHQRKRRKNQR; via the coding sequence ATGCAGGCAAGTTATGAAGCAACAAGCGCTATAGCCAGGGGGCGCTATGAGCGATGGATGCGCTTTGACCTGATGGAGCCGTGGAAGCATGAGCTGCAGCAAGTCAAGGATCCGAAGGAAATGGAAGACCGCTTTTACAGACATTTGGAATACGGAACCGGCGGGCTGCGGGGGGAAATCGGAGCGGGGATTAATCGCATCAATACGTATACGATACGCAGGGCGGCTATGGGCTTGGCCTTGTACTTACGCCGCAAGGGGCTTGCGTATATGAAAAAAGGAGTCGTCATTTCTTACGATAATCGCATGTTCTCCGCGCATTTTGCCGAGGAGACGGCACTCGTGCTCGCGCGCGGCGGCATTCCCGTTTACTTGTTTGACCGGATGCGTCCGACGCCGATGCTATCCTTCGCGGTAAGGGAATTGAAGGCCGCGGCCGGCGTTGCGGTTACGGCCAGCCATAATCCGGCAGAATATAATGGCTTGAAGATATTCGGGGAGAATGGCGGACAAATTACGCCGAAAATTGCGGCAGCACTGATGCGCAGCATGGAGAGAGTGAACGACGAACTGCTTGTGGAGGCCATGCGCTTGCAGCAGGCCATGCGCAAAGGCTACCTTACATACATTGGCGATGATCTGGAAGAGAGCTACTACCGCCGACTTGAGGAGCTTGTTTTGGATGCCGAGTCAGCCAGGCGGATGGGAGAGGTGCTGTCCGTCGTGTATACACCGCTGCATGGCTGCGGCGGCATTCCGGTAAGGGAGGCGCTGGGACGCGCCGGATTTACGCATGTGTACAAGGTTGAAGCGCAAGAGAAGCCGGACCCTTACTTCCCGACCGTTGATGCACCAAACCCGGAGGAAGAGGAAGCTATGTCGCTGGCGACGGACACAGCCAAACAAGTCCATGCGGACCTCATCTTGGGTACAGATCCCGATGTTGACCGAACGGGTGTGGCTGTACGAACGCACAACGGGAGTTACCTTCAGCTATCCGGCAACCAATTGGGGGCCTTGCTTCTCGATTATGTGCTGATGCAGAGGCATAGGCACAACAGCCTGCCGGAGAATGGCGCGTGGATCAAGTCCATTGTGACATCCGACTTAGGCCGCCGCATTGCAGACGAGTATGGAGTGGAAACAGTTGAAACCCTGATCGGTTTTAAGTATATCGCAGAGAAGATAGCTGATTTCGAACAGCAGGGGACGCGAACCTTCCTCTTCGGCTGCGAGGAAAGCCACGGCTATTTGGCTGGTGATTTCGTCCGCGACAGGGACGGCATTCAGACGTGCCAGCTTGTATGCGAGATGGCCGCGTATCACAAGTCTCTGGGCCGTACGCTGGATGAAGTGCTGGAGCAGTTATATGCGCGTCACGGCTATCACCGCGAAAGCCAGTTTTCCTATGTGTGGAAAGGGCGGGAGGGCGCGAGTCGCATGAAGCGAATTATGCGGCAGCTGCGCAAGCAGCCTGTCCCTGATTGGAGGCACAATGGCGCGGCCAAGGTGTACGATTATTTGAGCAGTACTGTCACTTATGCAGACGGGAGAAGTGAAGCGTTGCATATGCTGCGTGCAGATGTTATGAAGTATGTGCTGCAAGACGGTTCGTGGGTTGCCGTGCGCCCTTCCGGAACAGAGCCCAAGCTTAAAGTTTACTTCGGGGTGTCCGGCAAGACTCGAGAAAGCTGCGAGCGCAAACATCAATCTCTCTGCCAGCAGGTCGAATTGTGGCTGGAGCAAGTATTCGAGGAAGCCAAGCATCAGAGGAAGCGGCGCAAGAACCAGAGATAG
- the trhA gene encoding PAQR family membrane homeostasis protein TrhA: protein MAETHTYSRREELVNAITHGLGIALSAAGLVMLIVLASMKGTAWHVVSFTLFGVTMLILYTSSTLLHSFPDGKVKNLFEVFDHASIYLFIAGTYTPFLLVALRGPLGWSLFGIVWGIAVGGTVFKVFFVKKFLFLSTLFYIAMGWLIVFAWGPLKETVPYEALLLLVVGGVLYTVGTIFYVWRSFPHHHAVWHLFVLAGSVLHYFSVLQLLEVQ, encoded by the coding sequence ATGGCAGAAACGCATACGTACTCCCGGCGCGAAGAGCTTGTGAATGCCATCACGCATGGTTTGGGCATTGCGCTGAGCGCAGCCGGGTTAGTCATGCTTATTGTACTGGCGAGTATGAAAGGAACGGCGTGGCACGTAGTCAGCTTTACCTTGTTCGGCGTCACGATGCTGATCTTGTACACCTCATCCACCTTGCTGCACAGCTTCCCGGACGGCAAGGTGAAAAATTTGTTCGAAGTGTTTGACCATGCTTCCATCTACTTGTTTATCGCCGGAACGTATACCCCGTTCCTGCTGGTAGCTTTGCGGGGCCCTCTTGGCTGGAGCCTGTTCGGCATCGTTTGGGGCATAGCAGTGGGTGGAACGGTTTTCAAGGTGTTTTTTGTCAAGAAGTTTCTATTCTTGTCTACACTGTTCTATATTGCGATGGGCTGGCTGATTGTGTTCGCATGGGGGCCGCTGAAAGAGACGGTCCCTTACGAGGCCCTGCTTCTGCTGGTGGTCGGAGGCGTGTTGTATACGGTCGGAACGATTTTTTATGTATGGCGGAGCTTTCCTCACCATCATGCCGTCTGGCATCTGTTCGTGTTGGCTGGCTCGGTATTGCATTATTTCTCGGTGCTGCAGCTATTGGAGGTGCAGTAG